The Magnetococcus marinus MC-1 genome contains the following window.
GGCCATAATCTGGTCTACTATATTGTCGCGGGTTACTTGGTGGTGCTGGTGCAAACCTTTTATGCACCCCGCATGATTATCCCCTTGGCCTATGATTCAGGCGGCGTTACCACCTCCACCGTCACCGTGCCGCTGGTGGCAGCCCTGGGCTTGGGTCTATCGGCCACCATTCCAGGCCGCAACCCGCTGCTGGATGGCTTTGGTTTAATCGCCTTTGCCAGTCTGTTTCCCATGATCTCGGTGATGGGTTATGCTCAACTGGCCGCATGGATGGCCAAACGGGCACAAAAACCTCTACAGGATGCCCGCCAACAGGATGGCACCTCCCGTTGAAGAGGGTACCAAAGGAGCGCTATGATGCACTTTAAGCTGATCGTTGTAATGTCCCGTACCGATTTAACCGATCGTATTGTGGATGCGGCCAAAGCTGCGGGCGCCACCGGCGCGACGGTGGTGCCCGGTCGCGGCACGGGCATCCATGAGGCACGCACCTTTTTTGGCCTAACCCTCGATATCCAGCGGGATATCTCCTTCATGTTGGTCGAAGAGCACCTTACCCCAGGCATTCTGGCTGCGATCCATGAGGGTGGAAATTTTGCCAGTCCCGGCACCGGTATCGCCTTTGCCCTACGGGTGGATGAAGTGGCCGGTCTGGAGAGTCAAATCCCTCGGTTTAAAGAGGAGCTGGAAGCGCTGGCTAAGGATGCCACCCCAACCAGCTAATGGCCGCGCCCCAACATAGGTCCCATGGCCTGCCGACCGGGCCCCCCGTGCTCTCCCATAACGCGACGGCACGCCCCGTTTTGTTAGACCACTCGGCCCGTGCTCCGCCGCTTGATGGACAACACATTGCCTGTTTGACCAAGCTCTGCCCAACCAGCCCGCTTGGGGAGGTCCACCCTCATGACCCGCGAAACCCTACACTATGACGTTGCCATTGTGGGTGCTGGACCTGCCGGTTTGGCAACCGCCATCGCGATATTGCAACGGGCTTCCCAGCCGATCTCACTCTGTATTTTAGAAAAGGCCGCCCGTGTGGGTGGGCATCAGCTCTCTGGGGCTTTGGTTGAGCCCGATGCCCTGGATCTGCTGTTCGGCACCTATGCCGCCCCACCCACACCGCCCCCGCTGTTGGCCACCGTCCAGCATGCCACCACCCAGTTCTTGACCAAAACCCAGGCCATTCCCCTGCCCCATCCCAAAAAATGGCAGGATCATGGTGCCCAGCTCTACCCGTTGGGGGGATTATGTCGTTGGTTGGCTGACCATGCGGAATCCTTGGGCGCGGAGATTTTTCCCGGTTTTACCGCCGTGGAACTGCTGCGGGACGGGCAGCACATCAGCGGTGTTGTGACTGGCGCTATGGGCCTTGACCGCCACGGCGGGAAAAAGCCCACCTATCAGCCAGGGGTAGCGATTCACGCCAAGGTCACGGTATTGGCCGAGGGTGCTCGGGGTTTTCTCACCCAACCCCTGCTTACCGAGCTGGGGCTCAACCATGGCTGCCCCCCCCCAACCTACGGCTTGGGTATGAAGGAGCTGTGGTCTGTGCCCAAGAGTGTGCCGGGCACCATCCGTCATACCCTGGGCTGGCCCCTAGAGCGTGTCCATGGCGGAGGGTTTATTTACCATCTACCCAACCAGCGTATCGCGCTGGGGCTGGTGGTTGGTTTGGATTATCAAGATCCCACCTTTGACCCCTATGGGGCGCTACAGCGTTGGAAACAGCATGCCACCCTAGCCCCCCTGCTGGAGGGGGGCACGCTGCTTGGTTATGGCGCACGCGCTGTGAGCCAAGGGGGTTGGCTGGCACTGCCCAAGCTCTATTTCCATGGTGGGCTACTGGTGGGTGATGGTGCCGGTTTTCTTAATCCCGCCCGCTTAAAGGGGGTAAAAGGGGCGCTGCATTCCGGGGTCTTGGCGGCCACCGCCATTGTGCAGGCACTGGCTGAGGGGGATGGGGGAGCCACCGCATTACGCCGGTATCAACAGGCATGGGAGGCTTCGGACCTTGCCCAAACCCTTAAAGAAGAACGCAATGTGCGGGCAGGTTTTCGCATGGGTGGCAAGTTGGGGGGCATGGCGGTGGCCGCCTGGACCGGGCTACGTCAGCGGGGTGAAAACGGTTTCTCATTACGCTGGCAGCAAGAGGACCGGGCACGTCTGCGTCCCTGGCCGAGTGGGTTGGATTGGGCGCAACCAATGCGTTATGATACAACCCCCACCGGTCATTCGGTTGAGTACGCCTTAGCCACCAGTGGTCTAAGTTATGAGGAGGATCAACCCATCCACTTACAGCTTAGAGATGCCACCCTACCCGCCCGCCAGGGGGCACGTTTTGGTTTTCCTGAGCTGCGTTATTGTCCGGGGCGGGTGTTTGAAGTCAAACGGGATGCAAGCGGGGCCATTATCTACCTCCGCCATGGGGGCAACTGTCTACAGTGCAAAAGTTGTGATATTAAAGATCCCTTTAACAACATCCATTGGACCCCCCCAGAGGGTGGCAATGGTCCCGATTATCGGGATATGTAGGTCGGCATAAGGAACATAACATGAGTATGGAAAAGCTAGAGAACCGCATCAATACCTTAATGAAATCCGGTGGCTATCGCGAGAAGGCGCTACGTATCTACCCCTGGATATGTGGGCGCTGCCAGCGTGAGTTTAACCACAAGAATGTCCAAGAGTTGACGGTTCATCATAAGGATCATGACCATTTTAACAATCCCGAAGATGGCAGCAACTGGGAGCTTTTGTGTCTCTACTGTCATGACAATGAACATGCACGCATGACCGAGGCCCAAATGTATGGCACCGGCGGCAACCAGCCCGATGAAGGCCCCGCCGCCACCCATAACCCCTTTGCCCAACTCAAAGCGCTGATGGAAGGTAAAAACCGCGGTTAAACCCAGGCGGCATATAACGACCACCCATTGGGGCACAACTTAGGCACTAGGGTCGTGTTTGGGAAACAGGATCTTGCCGCGCAAGAGCGGCACCCCCCCGTGGGCAGCCCTGTAACGGGTGCCCCCACGCGGCACCCCTGCCCATGGCCGCTTGCGCTCTTTACGCTGTTTTTCCGTTTCAAACACAATCGTGCGCCCTATAATGGCCAACCACGCTTCACCCCAACCCCCCAACGCATCGCCCCATCACCCCTGCATACGGGCCTGAATCTCAGGGGGTATCTCGCCCCTAAATAGCCCCTCTAAAGCGGCCTCATCCAACACCGGCACCCCCGCCTTCTGCGCTTTGGCCAGCTTGGATCCCGCACTCTCCCCACACACCAAACAACCCGTCTTGCCAGAAACCGAAGCCACAACCTTGGCCCCTAGCCCCTCTAACCGAACCGCCGCCGCCTCACGGGTCAGGCCCGCCAGGGTGCCCGTCAAAACCACCGACAGACCCGATAAGGGCTGCTCCGCCGCTGCTACCCCATGCCCATCCGGCTCAACCCGCCATGGCTCACCCGCCGCCGCCACCCCCAACGCCCGCAATGCCGCTAACTCCGCACCATGGTGCGCTTGGGCAAAAAAATGCACCACCCGCCGCGCCACCACCTCGCCCACATCCTCAATGCCGACCAAATCCTCTACCGTGGCTGCCATCAACGCATCCAAACTGGTAAAATGCGCCGCCAAGGAGCCCGCCAGCGTAACCCCCACATCCCGAATGCCCAAACCAAACAAAAATCGAGCCGCTGACTGTGCCTTGCTCTGCTCAATGGCCTCCAATAAATTGGCCACCGACTTACCACCGAGCCGCTCCAACCCCACCAAGACCTGCCGCTGCTCATGCAGCCGGTAGAGATCCGAAATCCGCTCAACCAAACCCGCTTGCATCAGCAACGCCACCAACTTATCGCCCAAGCCCTCAATGTTCATCGCCTTGCGTGAGGCAAAGTGCTTAACCCCCTCCTTAACCTGCGCCCGACAGGTCAAACCACCCGAACAGCGCAGGGCCGTCTCCCCCCCCTCACGCTCCGTCGGCGCACCACACACCGGACAGGCCACCGGCTCTTTATATACCGCAAGGGCCCCATGGCTCTCACGGGGGATCACCCGCACCACCTCTGGGATCACATCCCCGGCGCGGCGCACAATGACCCGATCCCCAACCCGTACATCCTTACGGGCCAACTCCAAAAAATTGTGCAGTGTGGCATTGGTCACGGTCACCCCCCCCACCGCCACAGGCTCCAACCGCGCCACCGGCGTAATAACCCCGGTTCGCCCAACCTGTAGATCAATGGCCTGTACCGTGGTGCTCTCCTCCGTGGCCGGAAACTTAAAGGCCATGGCCCAGCGCGGTGCCCGCGCCACAAAACCCAGCCGCTCCCGCAACCGCTGGCTATCCACCTTCAACACCGCTCCGTCAATTTCATAGGGTAAGGTTTCACGTTTTTCACCCAAACGCTCGGTATACGCCAGACACCCTTGGGCACCCTCCACCCGCTCGGCCTCTGGCGACACCCGCAAACCCCACCCCTTCAGCGCCGCTAAAATCTCCGCATAACGGTCCGCCAGCGTGCCCCCCTCCACATAACCCGTGCCATAACAAAACATCCGCAAACCCCGGCTGGCGGTTATCTTGGGGTCCAACTGGCGCAGACTGCCCGCCGCCGCATTGCGTGGATTGGCAAAGGTTTTTTCTCCCCTTTCCCGCGCCTCGGCATTAAGTTTTTCAAAGGTTGCCAAGGGCATATAGACCTCGCCCCGCACCTCCAATAGCGCCGGATAGCCCGCCCCCTGCAATCTTAGGGGAACATCCTGTATGGTGCGCGCATGGGCGGTAACATCCTCGCCCTCCTGCCCATCACCACGGGTGGCCGCCCGCACCAACACACCCTCTGCATAGGTCAGACTAAAAGCCAGCCCATCCAACTTGGGTTCGGCCACATACTCCACCCGCTGGGGCTGTTCCGCCGCCCACAAACGCAGACGACGTAGAATATCCGCCGCTTTGCGGCCACTGCTCAGCAAGCTCTTAGTGTCCGGTGGCTGCAAGGGCTCCACAAAACTCAAGGTCTGGTTGAGCCGCTGGGTCACATCGCGGGCCACCCCCTCCAAAGCCCCCGGTCGCCCCACCAGCGCCCCTAAATCGCTCAGGCCATATTCATCCTGATAGTGCTGCACGGCTTCCACCACCACCGACTCCGCCAAGCCCTCCTGCACGCGGCGGTGGAACTCCACCAAATCCTGCGCAGAAAAGGCGTTATCCAGGGAGAGCATGGCAACCCGATGGCGTACCTTCTCAAAACCCTCCAGGATGGCACCCCCGACCCGGTGGGTTGGCGAGTCGGCGCTGATCAAGGTGGGATCCGCCGCCTCTAAGCTTTGCAGCTCTCTAAACAGGCGGTCATACTCGGCATCGGATACCAGTGACGTATCAAGGGTATGGTAGCTATGGGCATAGTGGTTGAGCCGCTTACGCAGCTCTGCGGCACGGGATGCAGACATAACCATAATCCCCTAACTATCTAAATTGGGGGCCAACCATTTGGCCATCTCTTCCACAGACATGCCCTTGCGTTTGGCGTACGCCTCCAACTGATCGCCACCTATGCGGCCAACCGAAAAATAGCGTGCCTGTGGATGGGCAAACAGATAACCACTCACCGATGCCGCTGGGGTCATGGCAAAGCTCTCCGTCAACGCCATACCCGCATGCTCCTGCGCATTCAGACATTTAAACAGCAGCGCTTTTTCCGTATGGTCCGGACAGGCCGGATAGCCCGGTGCCGGACGAATGCCCACATAGCGCTCCGCAATTAAGTCACCCTTAGAGAGCGCCTCATCCCCGGCATACCCCCAAAACTCCCGGCGGGCCCGTTCATGAATGTGCTCTGCAAAAGCCTCGGCCAAGCGGTCGGCCAGCGCCTCTACCATAATCGCCCGATAGTCATCATGGGCCGCTTGATGATGCGCCACCAACTCCGCCACACCAATGCCCGCTGTGACCGCAAACATACCGATGGTATCCCCCTGCCCCACAAAATCCGCCAGGGCATAACAGGGGGCCTCCCCACCGTCCCGCTGCTGACGCAGGGTGTGGATGGTGCCTAAACCGTCGGCCAGTTCAATATCATCCCCCACGCGGGAGGCGTTAAAGAGCCCCAACACCCCATTGGCCTTAAGGCTACCCTGAGCGATGATCTCTTGCAGCATCTGCTGGGCATCCTCAAACAGCCGCGTGGCGGCCTGCCCAACCTTGCTATCCGACAGGATCTCTGGATAACGACCATGCAGCTCCCAGGTGCGGAAAAAGGGGGTCCAGTCAATATAGGGCACCAAAGTGGCCAAATCATAATCCGCCAGCACATGCACACCGGGCTGCGCCGCTTGGGTTACGGCAGCCGGGGTTGCAAAGGCCCGTGCCCGTGCCTCCTGCATACTCAAAAGCGGCTTGCGGGTGCTACGCTGCTCATGAATGGCGCGATATTTTTCATGCTCAGCCACACACGCGGCCATAAAATCATCCCGCTCCCGCGCACTCAGCAGCGCCGCCGCCACCCCCACCGAACGGGAGGCGTCCTTCACCTGCACCACACACCCCTCGGTAACCGGGGCAATCTTAACCGCCGTGTGCGCCTTAGAGGTCGTCGCCCCCCCAATCAACAGGGGAATATGCTGCATGCCACGGCGCTGCATCTCCTTGGCCACATGGGTCATCTGCTGCAAAGAGGGGGTAATCAGCCCCGAGAGACCAATAATCTGCGCGCCGCTCTCCTGAGCGCGATCCAAAATGGTCTCCACCGCCACCATCACGCCCAGATCTTCCACCTCAAAATTGTTGCACTGCAATACGACCTTAACAATGTTTTTGCCAATGTCGTGGACATCTCCCTTAACCGTCGCCAACAAAATCTTGCCCGCGCCACTGGCACGGTTCTCTATACCACCCTGGCGGTTGGCCTCCTCAATATGGGGTACCAGATAGGCCACCGCCTGTTTCATCACCCGGGCGCTCTTCACCACCTGGGGCAAAAACATCTTGCCCTCGCCAAACAGATCCCCCACCGCATTCATACCCGCCATCAGTGGCCCTTCCACCACCTCCAACGGATGCGCCGCTAGGCTGCGGGCCTCCTCCACATCGGCGTCAATAAATTCGGTAATGCCCTTGATCATGGCGTGCCGTAGACGCGCTTGCACCGGCTCACTGCGCCATGCGGCATCCGCTTTATCCTCGGTTACGCCGCTCTGCCGATAGTGATCGGCCACCTCCAACAGACGGTCGGTGGCATCACTGCGGCGGTTGAGGATGACATCCTCCACCCGCTCCCTTAGATCAACCGGGATCTCCTCATACACCGCCAACTGCCCGGCATTGACAATGCCCATATCCATGCCCGCCGCGATGGCGTGATAGAGAAATACCGCATGCATCGCCTCCCGCACTGGATTGTTGCCCCTAAACGAGAAGGAAACATTGCTCACCCCACCACTGATGCGGGCACCCGGCAGGTTCTGTTTGATCCAGCGGGTGGCCTGAATAAACTCCACCGCATAGTTGTTGTGCTCCTCTATGCCAGTAGCCACCGCAAATATGTTGGGATCAAAGATAATATCATTGGGCTCCATGCCCACCGTATGCACCAACAGGTCATAGGCCCTTTGGCAGATATCAATACGCCGCTGGTAACTGTCGGCCTGCCCCTGCTCATCAAAGGCCATCACAATTACCGCCGCACCATAACGACGCGCCAAATGGGCCTGCTTGAGAAAGGGCTCATCCCCCTCCTTGAGACTGAGGGAGTTAATGATGCACTTGCCCTGCACACACTTTAGACCAGCCTCCAACACCCGCCACTCGGAGGAGTCAATCATCACCGGCACCCGGCTGATCTCCGGCTCGGCGGCCATCAGGTTTAAAAATGTCACCATGGCCGACTGGGCATCCAACATGGCGTCATCCATGTTGACATCCACGATTTGCGCACCGCTCTCCACCTGCTCCCGAGCCACCGCCAAGGCGGTCTCATACTGGCCCTCACGGATCAAGCGGGCAAAACGGGCACTGCCTGCCACGTTGGTGCGCTCCCCCACGTTCACAAACAGGCTGTCGGCATCTATGGTCAGCGGCTCCAAGCCGCTCAGGTGACAGGCCGGCTTGAGGGTCGGGATCTGCCGGGGGGCCAGCCCTGCAACCCG
Protein-coding sequences here:
- the ligA gene encoding NAD-dependent DNA ligase LigA, with protein sequence MSASRAAELRKRLNHYAHSYHTLDTSLVSDAEYDRLFRELQSLEAADPTLISADSPTHRVGGAILEGFEKVRHRVAMLSLDNAFSAQDLVEFHRRVQEGLAESVVVEAVQHYQDEYGLSDLGALVGRPGALEGVARDVTQRLNQTLSFVEPLQPPDTKSLLSSGRKAADILRRLRLWAAEQPQRVEYVAEPKLDGLAFSLTYAEGVLVRAATRGDGQEGEDVTAHARTIQDVPLRLQGAGYPALLEVRGEVYMPLATFEKLNAEARERGEKTFANPRNAAAGSLRQLDPKITASRGLRMFCYGTGYVEGGTLADRYAEILAALKGWGLRVSPEAERVEGAQGCLAYTERLGEKRETLPYEIDGAVLKVDSQRLRERLGFVARAPRWAMAFKFPATEESTTVQAIDLQVGRTGVITPVARLEPVAVGGVTVTNATLHNFLELARKDVRVGDRVIVRRAGDVIPEVVRVIPRESHGALAVYKEPVACPVCGAPTEREGGETALRCSGGLTCRAQVKEGVKHFASRKAMNIEGLGDKLVALLMQAGLVERISDLYRLHEQRQVLVGLERLGGKSVANLLEAIEQSKAQSAARFLFGLGIRDVGVTLAGSLAAHFTSLDALMAATVEDLVGIEDVGEVVARRVVHFFAQAHHGAELAALRALGVAAAGEPWRVEPDGHGVAAAEQPLSGLSVVLTGTLAGLTREAAAVRLEGLGAKVVASVSGKTGCLVCGESAGSKLAKAQKAGVPVLDEAALEGLFRGEIPPEIQARMQG
- a CDS encoding YajD family HNH nuclease, whose translation is MSMEKLENRINTLMKSGGYREKALRIYPWICGRCQREFNHKNVQELTVHHKDHDHFNNPEDGSNWELLCLYCHDNEHARMTEAQMYGTGGNQPDEGPAATHNPFAQLKALMEGKNRG
- the metH gene encoding methionine synthase; the encoded protein is MSAMANQRTEQFRTLLQQRILILDGAMGTMIQRLGLEEADYRGSRFADHPAELHGANDLLVLTKPQVIRNIHTAYLEAGADIVETNTFNGNAPSLGDYGLEALVYEVNLEGARVARQACDAVMAQQPGRICFVAGVLGPTNRTCSISPDVNNPGFRNIDFDALVADYANGTRGLLDGGADILLVETVFDTLNCKAALFAVRQVLEQRQLDLPLMISFTITDQSGRTLTGQTVEAFWNSVSHARPDTIGMNCALGADQLRPHLETLAEIAATRISVHPNAGLPNAFGEYDETPAMMADKVVAFAQGGLINIVGGCCGTSPDHIRAIAQRVAGLAPRQIPTLKPACHLSGLEPLTIDADSLFVNVGERTNVAGSARFARLIREGQYETALAVAREQVESGAQIVDVNMDDAMLDAQSAMVTFLNLMAAEPEISRVPVMIDSSEWRVLEAGLKCVQGKCIINSLSLKEGDEPFLKQAHLARRYGAAVIVMAFDEQGQADSYQRRIDICQRAYDLLVHTVGMEPNDIIFDPNIFAVATGIEEHNNYAVEFIQATRWIKQNLPGARISGGVSNVSFSFRGNNPVREAMHAVFLYHAIAAGMDMGIVNAGQLAVYEEIPVDLRERVEDVILNRRSDATDRLLEVADHYRQSGVTEDKADAAWRSEPVQARLRHAMIKGITEFIDADVEEARSLAAHPLEVVEGPLMAGMNAVGDLFGEGKMFLPQVVKSARVMKQAVAYLVPHIEEANRQGGIENRASGAGKILLATVKGDVHDIGKNIVKVVLQCNNFEVEDLGVMVAVETILDRAQESGAQIIGLSGLITPSLQQMTHVAKEMQRRGMQHIPLLIGGATTSKAHTAVKIAPVTEGCVVQVKDASRSVGVAAALLSARERDDFMAACVAEHEKYRAIHEQRSTRKPLLSMQEARARAFATPAAVTQAAQPGVHVLADYDLATLVPYIDWTPFFRTWELHGRYPEILSDSKVGQAATRLFEDAQQMLQEIIAQGSLKANGVLGLFNASRVGDDIELADGLGTIHTLRQQRDGGEAPCYALADFVGQGDTIGMFAVTAGIGVAELVAHHQAAHDDYRAIMVEALADRLAEAFAEHIHERARREFWGYAGDEALSKGDLIAERYVGIRPAPGYPACPDHTEKALLFKCLNAQEHAGMALTESFAMTPAASVSGYLFAHPQARYFSVGRIGGDQLEAYAKRKGMSVEEMAKWLAPNLDS
- a CDS encoding P-II family nitrogen regulator codes for the protein MHFKLIVVMSRTDLTDRIVDAAKAAGATGATVVPGRGTGIHEARTFFGLTLDIQRDISFMLVEEHLTPGILAAIHEGGNFASPGTGIAFALRVDEVAGLESQIPRFKEELEALAKDATPTS
- a CDS encoding electron transfer flavoprotein-ubiquinone oxidoreductase, which translates into the protein MTRETLHYDVAIVGAGPAGLATAIAILQRASQPISLCILEKAARVGGHQLSGALVEPDALDLLFGTYAAPPTPPPLLATVQHATTQFLTKTQAIPLPHPKKWQDHGAQLYPLGGLCRWLADHAESLGAEIFPGFTAVELLRDGQHISGVVTGAMGLDRHGGKKPTYQPGVAIHAKVTVLAEGARGFLTQPLLTELGLNHGCPPPTYGLGMKELWSVPKSVPGTIRHTLGWPLERVHGGGFIYHLPNQRIALGLVVGLDYQDPTFDPYGALQRWKQHATLAPLLEGGTLLGYGARAVSQGGWLALPKLYFHGGLLVGDGAGFLNPARLKGVKGALHSGVLAATAIVQALAEGDGGATALRRYQQAWEASDLAQTLKEERNVRAGFRMGGKLGGMAVAAWTGLRQRGENGFSLRWQQEDRARLRPWPSGLDWAQPMRYDTTPTGHSVEYALATSGLSYEEDQPIHLQLRDATLPARQGARFGFPELRYCPGRVFEVKRDASGAIIYLRHGGNCLQCKSCDIKDPFNNIHWTPPEGGNGPDYRDM